From the genome of Streptomyces xanthophaeus:
CGGCTGCTGGGCGTGGTCGACGTCAGCGGTCCGCTGGCCACCATGCACCCGGCGACGCTGGCGTGGGTGACCTCGGTGGCCCGGCTCGCGGAGCGTGAGCTGCGGCTGCGGCACCTGGAGTCGCTGGAGCGGCTGCGGACGGTGGCGGCCCCTCTGCTGGCCCGGCTGCCGGGACAGGCGCTGGCCGTGGACCCGAACGGCTGGACGGCGGCGGTGACGGGCCTGGCCCCGGCGGAGCGGATCCCGCTGCCGAAGGCCTTCGGGCCGGGCCGGGTGTGGGTGCCGCGACTCGGGGAGTGCGTGGTGGAGCCGCTGCCCGGCGGCTGGCTGCTGCGAGTGGCCCAGGACCGTCACGGCACGGCGGCGACCCGGATCGTCCTGGACCTCAGCCGGGCGGGATGCTGGTCGGCGACGGTGTACGGACCCTCCGGGAGCTGGTCGCAGGAGCTGAGCCCGCGCCACGCGGAGCTGCTGTTCCTGCTGACGGAGAGCCCGCGGGGACGCTCGGCGGCGGAGCTGGCCGGGGAGCTGTTCGGGGATCCGACGCGCACGGTGACGGTCCGCGCGGAGCTGTCCCGCGTACGCCGCCACCTCGCGGGCGTCCTCACCCACCGGCCGTACCGGTTCGCGGAGGAGGTGGAGGTGGAGCTGATCCGGCCCGAGGACCCGGCCGAGCTGCTCCCGCACTCGACCGCGCCCGCGGTGGTCCGGGCCCGCCTGGGCCGGACGGGGCCCGGCATGATTCCCTGAGCTGCATGAGCACCATCACTCTCACCACCTGGTCGCTGGAGATGACCTCTCCGGCGGACCTCGTCCCGGCGGCTCCGGCGGGCCCGGAGATATCCATCGCACGGGCGGAGGTCCCCTCCCCCGAGTTCAGCCGCTTCCTGTACGCCTCGGTGGGCGGTGACATCCACTGGACGGACCGGCTCTCCCTGACCCGCGCGCAGTGGGTGGAGCAGCTGGAGCGGCCGGGGGTGGAGACGTGGGTGGCGTACGACCGGGGCACGCCGGCCGGGTACGTGGAGCTCGACCCGCAGGACGACGGCGTGGTGGAGATCATGTACTTCGGGCTCCTCCCCGACTTCCGCGGCCGCCGCATCGGCGGGCACCTGCTGTCGGTGGGCGTCGCGCGCGCGTGGTCCCTCGCGGAGCGGTGGCCGGACCGGGAGCCGACCCGGCGGGTGTGGGTGCACACGTGCAGTCAGGACGGGCCGACGGCGATGAGCAACTACGAGCGGCGCGGCTTCAAGGTCTTCAAGACGGAGACCGAGTCCAAGGTGGAAACCCCGACCCCCGGCCCCTGGCCCGGGGCGTAGCGCATCGAGCCCGGCTCCGCCGGGACCTGGGGCTCCGCCCCAGACCCCGCGCCTCGAACGCCGACGAGGCTGAAATATCCGGCCCCTCCGGCGTTCGAGGCGCGGGGGTTCGGGGGCGGAGCCCCCGCCCACCAGCGTTCGATGCGTGACCCCCGTCACGTCATCCCACGCTTCGAGACGAGTTCGTCCGAATCGTGGACAGTAGTGGACTCCTCCAATCGGCACATGACACGCTTCCGCCATGAATGGAGCTGGAATTGCCTTGGTGAGTCGGCGGCACGTCGACCTCGGCCGCATGTCCAGCGCCATCTGTCCGGCGCGCTGACGGAACCAGCCACGCCGCACATCGCCGTCGTCCCCGCCGCCGCGGACGCGCCGATCACCCGCTAGCCCCCTGAGGCCGTAGTACCGCCCTGCCCGCCGGCAACCCCGGCGCGGAGCGGGAATCAGCCACACCCGCTCGGAGCCGCCGAGCCCGCAGGGGAGCGCCGCCGCCTCCCCCTGCCCTTGCCTCGAGCCGCCGAAGAAGGACGTACCGCCATGGCCGCCACCCCCGAAACGCCCGCAGCCGCGCCCGCAGCCGCCGCGCGCCGCAAGACCGGCCGTCACCGCGGCGAGGGCCAGTGGGCCGTCGGGCACCACACGCCCCTCAACGGCAACGAGCAGTTCAAAAAGGACGACGACGGTCTCAACGTGCGGACACGCATCGAGACGATCTACTCCAAGCGCGGCTTCGACTCGATCGACCCCAACGACCTGCGCGGCCGTATGCGCTGGTGGGGCCTCTACACCCAGCGCAAGCCCGGGATCGACGGCGGCAAGACCGCGATCCTGGAGCCGGAGGAGCTGGACGACGAGTACTTCATGCTGCGCGTCCGCATCGACGGCGGCCGGCTGACCACCGAGCAGCTCCGCGTGATCGGCGAGATCTCGGAGGAGTTCGCGCGCGGCACCGCCGACCTCACCGACCGCCAGAACGTGCAGTACCACTGGATCCGGATCGAGGACGTCCCGGAGATCTGGCGCCGGCTGGAGGCCGTGGGCCTGTCCACCACCGAGGCCTGCGGTGACACGCCCCGCGTCATCCTCGGTTCGCCCGTGGCCGGCATCGCCCAGGACGAGATCATCGACGGCACGCCCGCCATCGACGAGATCTACCGCCGCATCGTGGGCAACAAGGACTTCTCCAACCTGCCCCGCAAGTTCAAGTCCGCGATCTCCGGCTCGCCGCTGCTCGACGTGGCGCACGAGATCAACGACATCGCGTTCGTCGGCGTCGAGCACCCCGAGCACGGTCCCGGCTTCGACGTCTGGGTCGGCGGCGGTCTGTCCACCAACCCCAAGCTGGGTGTGCGCCTGGGCACCTGGGTCTCGCTGGACGAGGTCCCGGACGTCTACGAGGGCGTCATCTCGATCTTCCGTGACTACGGCTACCGCCGGCTGCGCAACCGCGCCCGCCTGAAGTTCCTCGTCGCCGACTGGGGCCCGGCCAAGTTCCGCCAGGTCCTGGAGGACGAGTACCTGAAGCGCAAGCTGACCGACGGCCCCGCGCCCGCGCAGCCGAGCGGCCAGTGGCGCGACCACGTGGGCGTCCACCAGCAGAAGGACGGCAAGTTCTACGTCGGCTTCGCGCCCCGCGTGGGCCGCGTGGACGGTGCCACCCTGACCAAGATCGCGGACGTGGCCCGGCAGCACGGCTCCGGCCGCCTGCGCACCACCGCCGAGCAGAAGATGATCGTGCTCGACATCGAGGCCGACCAGGTCGACTCGGTGGTCGAGGCGCTGGAGTCGCTGGACCTGCGGGTCAAGCCGTCCCCGTTCCGCCGCGGCACGATGGCCTGCACCGGCATCGAGTTCTGCAAGCTGGCCATCGTCGAGACCAAGGCGCGCGGCGCCTCGCTGATCGACGAGCTGGAGCGCCGCCTGCCGGACTTCGCCGAGCCGCTCACCATCAACATCAACGGCTGCCCGAACGCCTGCGCCCGTATCCAGGTGGCGGACATCGGTCTCAAGGGCCAGCTGGTCCTGGACGACGACGGCAACCAGGTGGAGGGCTACCAGGTCCACCTGGGCGGCGCCCTCGGCCTGGAGGCCGGCTTCGGCCGCAAGGTCCGCGGCCTCAAGGTCACCTCGGCCGGTCTGCCCGACTACGTCGAGCGGGTCGTCAAGCACTACGAGGAGCAGCGCGAGGACGGCGAGCGCTTCGCGGCGTGGGTCGCCCGCGCGGACGAGAAGAGCCTCTCGTGAGCGAGCGCGCCGCACCGTTCTACTGCCCCTACTGCGGCGACGAGGACCTGTTTCCCAACGAGACGGGTCACGGCGCGTGGGAATGCAGGGCCTGCAACCGGGCCTTCCAGCTGAAGTACCTCGGGCTGCTGGCCCGGGGCGTCCAGTCGGATTCGGCAGGATCAGCGGGATCAGCGGGAGGGGACGGGATATGACCACCACTCAAGACGTGCGTCTCACGGCCGGGGAACTCAAGGCGCTGGCCGAGCAGGCGGGCCGGGACCTGGAGGACGCCTCGGCGCTGGACATCCTGCGCTGGGCGGTCGACACGTTCGGCAAGGAGTTCGCCGTGACCTCCT
Proteins encoded in this window:
- a CDS encoding GAF domain-containing protein, with translation MDARAAARLLKGVRAAALAGDRPPAAPRPEIAESWRRMLAGGVHPDRDARSRMLSAAETEERRHVSPLREILPVLREGLLPALDEALHIMVVADADGRLLWREGHSSILRKADRLGFAVGADWDEAVVGTNGVGTALVARRPVQVFSAEHFVSSHHDWTCAGAPVRDPRDGRLLGVVDVSGPLATMHPATLAWVTSVARLAERELRLRHLESLERLRTVAAPLLARLPGQALAVDPNGWTAAVTGLAPAERIPLPKAFGPGRVWVPRLGECVVEPLPGGWLLRVAQDRHGTAATRIVLDLSRAGCWSATVYGPSGSWSQELSPRHAELLFLLTESPRGRSAAELAGELFGDPTRTVTVRAELSRVRRHLAGVLTHRPYRFAEEVEVELIRPEDPAELLPHSTAPAVVRARLGRTGPGMIP
- a CDS encoding GNAT family N-acetyltransferase; this encodes MSTITLTTWSLEMTSPADLVPAAPAGPEISIARAEVPSPEFSRFLYASVGGDIHWTDRLSLTRAQWVEQLERPGVETWVAYDRGTPAGYVELDPQDDGVVEIMYFGLLPDFRGRRIGGHLLSVGVARAWSLAERWPDREPTRRVWVHTCSQDGPTAMSNYERRGFKVFKTETESKVETPTPGPWPGA
- a CDS encoding putative leader peptide; protein product: MNGAGIALVSRRHVDLGRMSSAICPAR
- a CDS encoding nitrite/sulfite reductase is translated as MAATPETPAAAPAAAARRKTGRHRGEGQWAVGHHTPLNGNEQFKKDDDGLNVRTRIETIYSKRGFDSIDPNDLRGRMRWWGLYTQRKPGIDGGKTAILEPEELDDEYFMLRVRIDGGRLTTEQLRVIGEISEEFARGTADLTDRQNVQYHWIRIEDVPEIWRRLEAVGLSTTEACGDTPRVILGSPVAGIAQDEIIDGTPAIDEIYRRIVGNKDFSNLPRKFKSAISGSPLLDVAHEINDIAFVGVEHPEHGPGFDVWVGGGLSTNPKLGVRLGTWVSLDEVPDVYEGVISIFRDYGYRRLRNRARLKFLVADWGPAKFRQVLEDEYLKRKLTDGPAPAQPSGQWRDHVGVHQQKDGKFYVGFAPRVGRVDGATLTKIADVARQHGSGRLRTTAEQKMIVLDIEADQVDSVVEALESLDLRVKPSPFRRGTMACTGIEFCKLAIVETKARGASLIDELERRLPDFAEPLTININGCPNACARIQVADIGLKGQLVLDDDGNQVEGYQVHLGGALGLEAGFGRKVRGLKVTSAGLPDYVERVVKHYEEQREDGERFAAWVARADEKSLS
- a CDS encoding DpnI domain-containing protein, coding for MSERAAPFYCPYCGDEDLFPNETGHGAWECRACNRAFQLKYLGLLARGVQSDSAGSAGSAGGDGI